One Acidimicrobiia bacterium genomic window carries:
- the moaA gene encoding GTP 3',8-cyclase MoaA, which yields MTSRPPGVQPVPGVHPVPLVDPFQRRVKDLRISITDRCNFRCTYCMPEEGMQWLDRADLLTYEEQARVAGICVERWGFEAIRVTGGEPTVRAHLPRLFALLAPLGTDLAMTTNGVRLPELAHDLVAAGLRRVNISLDTLRRETFLELTRRDELDRVLLGVDAALDAGLDPVKINSVVIRGVNDDEVVDLAAFGRAKGVGVRFIEFMPLDATNEWTMEQVVPAREILAAIDNVFPLVRHSAGTPHPEPAEVFRYADDGGDIGVIASVTEPFCGDCDRVRITAEGKFRSCLFALDEFDMRPVLRGGGTDDDVAAVIEAAVGTKWAGHRIGNVDFIRPRRSMSQIGG from the coding sequence ATGACCTCCAGACCCCCTGGCGTCCAACCTGTCCCCGGGGTCCACCCCGTCCCCCTCGTCGACCCCTTCCAGCGGCGGGTGAAGGATCTGCGGATCTCGATCACGGACCGCTGCAACTTCCGGTGCACGTACTGCATGCCGGAGGAAGGGATGCAGTGGCTGGATCGGGCCGACCTGCTCACCTACGAGGAGCAGGCCCGGGTGGCCGGGATCTGCGTGGAGCGCTGGGGCTTCGAGGCGATCCGGGTGACCGGGGGCGAGCCCACGGTGCGGGCGCACCTGCCCCGCCTCTTCGCGCTCCTCGCCCCGCTCGGGACCGACCTCGCGATGACCACGAACGGCGTACGCCTGCCCGAGCTCGCGCACGATCTCGTCGCGGCCGGTCTGCGTCGGGTGAACATCTCCCTCGACACGCTCCGGCGCGAGACGTTCCTCGAGCTCACGCGCCGTGACGAGCTCGATCGTGTCCTCCTCGGTGTCGACGCCGCGCTCGACGCCGGGCTCGACCCGGTGAAGATCAACTCCGTCGTGATCCGCGGCGTCAACGACGATGAGGTCGTGGACCTCGCGGCGTTCGGGCGCGCCAAGGGCGTCGGTGTCCGGTTCATCGAGTTCATGCCGCTCGACGCGACCAACGAGTGGACGATGGAGCAGGTGGTGCCGGCGCGCGAGATCCTCGCCGCGATCGACAACGTCTTTCCGCTCGTACGGCACTCGGCCGGCACGCCACACCCCGAGCCGGCCGAAGTTTTTCGCTACGCGGATGACGGGGGCGACATCGGCGTGATCGCCAGCGTCACCGAGCCCTTCTGCGGAGACTGCGACCGCGTCCGGATCACCGCGGAGGGCAAGTTCCGATCCTGTCTCTTCGCCCTGGACGAGTTCGACATGCGGCCCGTTCTGCGCGGCGGCGGCACCGATGACGACGTCGCGGCGGTGATCGAAGCAGCGGTCGGCACGAAGTGGGCCGGGCACCGCATCGGCAACGTGGACTTCATCCGCCCGCGCCGATCCATGAGCCAGATCGGCGGATAG